A single window of Chitinophagales bacterium DNA harbors:
- a CDS encoding deoxynucleoside kinase has translation MKDKYNFITVEGNTGAGKTTLAQMLAEQYKGNLILEDFVDNPFLPKFYIDRERYAFPCELYFLMDRQKQLSKVIESKMLNKGFNISDYLLNKSLLYGQVNLKEEEFQLYARVFHSLYPQLPEPELVIYVHSTVPRLIKNIRKRGRGFEQGVDPNYLQKVEELYMEYFRKNPQLKVLILHADNLDFVAHPEHYEQILDWVNRDYEGGITNLYLED, from the coding sequence ATGAAAGATAAATACAATTTTATAACGGTTGAGGGCAATACGGGGGCGGGTAAAACGACCTTAGCGCAAATGTTGGCAGAACAATATAAAGGCAATTTGATTTTGGAGGATTTTGTGGACAATCCTTTTTTGCCGAAATTTTATATTGATAGGGAGCGGTATGCTTTTCCTTGTGAGTTGTATTTTTTGATGGACAGACAGAAGCAGTTGAGCAAGGTTATTGAGTCAAAAATGCTGAACAAGGGCTTTAATATCAGCGATTACCTACTGAACAAGTCTTTGTTGTATGGACAGGTGAACCTAAAGGAGGAGGAATTCCAATTGTATGCTCGTGTTTTTCACAGTTTGTATCCTCAATTGCCTGAACCTGAATTGGTGATTTATGTCCATTCGACTGTTCCTCGATTGATTAAAAATATTCGGAAACGTGGACGTGGTTTTGAGCAAGGAGTAGATCCGAACTATTTGCAGAAAGTAGAGGAGTTGTATATGGAGTATTTTAGAAAAAATCCGCAATTGAAGGTGTTGATACTCCATGCAGATAACTTAGATTTTGTGGCGCATCCTGAGCATTACGAGCAGATATTGGACTGGGTGAATAGGGATTATGAGGGAGGAATTACGAATTTGTATTTAGAAGATTGA
- a CDS encoding T9SS type A sorting domain-containing protein, whose product MKTFTQSGFAFLFAVCLFLFVNESVRGQWELLLGEEGQNWSYVDMDVTLDDGLILVAYVDGEYRLLKINVLGQVQMNRSFAELDLPTNGIGIQQIKALKDGNYLLRYRINSNVEYKLTKLTPYGKTIWVVDLEYDEEVMEMESGDYWQVFTGDLNGTLESKQVVLSAIDGEDGSFLWTKSYGNEKHEQIIDQKNVSNGTYAVIGQREYREFFAFYFSSEGEEIEGFEQNFENLLWHSLLDAAVTQDEGSVLLFDSYDDSDAPYPGAGKNFVVVQKFNKEGVLEWNVEYEYSSPYAPYCNYYFGKIEQTVNGHYFLTGSYGCEGVGHPHYLWLSPLGEISKEYPYGFDGDYPSTLDDCWDCSCESNVSSIQSISDDTYIISGVDYYFGNFTDFFGCSQLPYVASTGAENWVNYYDLGNAADLILYYGSTTIANSHQGYYIGATVENNEDFTQQVYIINTNNGGKSYNNLINGQLFLDSNNNCEQEENEDGWSNSVVVSIATPEITRYASADPNGKFSVQLPNGNYTISYNLDNDLVELGCGQNEYFVNFTENYDTLTNLNFPLRAIVECPKLEVEIGTPLLRRCFKNTYKVSYCNKGTIAAEDAKITLEFPDEMIPLESSMNPTLKEGQQWTFDLGKVDIGECGFFTVTDSISCEADLGSTICLKSSVLPDDPCEAPSALWDGSNVEVTGECLGEQVRFTLKNIGSGNMNEERNYYVYENDVLTETGKIQLKGNERRQLYLNPNGRTLRLKVEQSPYFPTFNDEPQSFVEACGEGNFSYGYINSVEQNDRPPSVDIDCQEIIGSFDPNDIQVYPSGISEQHFIEANTKLTYKVRFQNTGNDTAFRVMIVDTLPRELEGESLNLGSSSHDYTFDIKFGNLLVWTFDNILLPDSTTNELESHGFVQFSISPKADLDLGTKIENKADIYFDFNAPVATNRVFNTVTDDLDIDLGEPLGVNLMDMKIEVIEGNKVQLDWWTLAESNSSFFEVERSSDGFDFEGIQSVQAQGNGEGLQHYQMIDPDIEGENNLYYRLKMVDIDGSFDYSKVVSVRLRSANALKYRVLDFNGRQILLDWMGDAEEVYTIRVYNVFGQNILEYKVNNLQTTLPYLDSGVYILQVLDGENRRVESRKVFIR is encoded by the coding sequence ATGAAAACTTTTACACAATCTGGTTTTGCTTTTTTGTTTGCTGTCTGCTTGTTTTTATTTGTGAATGAGTCGGTTAGGGGGCAGTGGGAATTGTTGTTGGGGGAAGAAGGACAAAATTGGAGTTATGTGGATATGGACGTAACGCTCGATGATGGATTGATTTTGGTGGCTTACGTAGATGGAGAATATAGACTTCTCAAAATAAATGTTTTGGGACAGGTACAGATGAATCGTTCTTTTGCAGAATTGGATTTGCCGACAAACGGGATAGGTATTCAGCAAATTAAAGCCTTGAAAGATGGGAACTATTTGTTGCGTTATCGAATAAACAGCAACGTGGAATACAAACTGACAAAACTAACCCCTTATGGCAAAACAATTTGGGTGGTTGATTTGGAGTATGATGAGGAAGTGATGGAGATGGAATCGGGAGATTATTGGCAGGTTTTTACGGGTGATTTGAATGGAACATTGGAAAGTAAACAGGTTGTTTTATCGGCTATTGATGGCGAAGATGGCAGTTTTTTGTGGACAAAATCGTATGGAAACGAAAAACATGAGCAGATAATAGACCAAAAGAATGTTTCTAATGGAACTTATGCAGTAATTGGACAAAGAGAATATCGAGAATTTTTTGCTTTTTATTTTTCGAGCGAAGGTGAAGAAATTGAAGGGTTCGAACAGAATTTTGAAAATTTACTATGGCACAGTTTATTGGATGCAGCGGTCACGCAAGATGAAGGTTCTGTATTGCTTTTCGATTCTTATGATGATTCTGATGCTCCTTATCCAGGGGCTGGAAAAAATTTTGTAGTGGTTCAGAAATTCAATAAAGAAGGAGTTTTAGAGTGGAATGTTGAATATGAATATTCAAGTCCTTATGCTCCATATTGTAATTATTACTTTGGAAAAATAGAGCAAACGGTTAATGGACACTATTTTTTAACAGGTTCGTATGGTTGTGAAGGAGTCGGACACCCTCACTACTTATGGTTATCGCCTTTGGGCGAAATTTCAAAAGAATATCCTTATGGGTTTGACGGAGATTATCCAAGTACTTTAGACGATTGTTGGGATTGTAGCTGTGAGTCTAATGTAAGTAGCATACAATCTATATCTGATGATACTTACATAATAAGTGGCGTGGATTATTACTTTGGCAATTTTACAGATTTCTTTGGATGTTCACAACTTCCCTATGTTGCGAGTACTGGAGCAGAAAATTGGGTAAACTACTATGACCTAGGTAATGCTGCAGACTTGATTTTGTATTATGGAAGTACTACCATAGCCAATTCTCATCAAGGATATTATATTGGAGCGACAGTTGAAAATAACGAAGACTTTACTCAGCAAGTGTATATCATCAACACCAATAATGGAGGAAAATCCTACAACAATCTCATCAACGGACAGTTGTTTTTAGACTCCAATAACAATTGCGAACAAGAGGAAAATGAAGATGGATGGTCTAATAGTGTAGTAGTTAGTATTGCCACCCCCGAAATTACCCGCTATGCCTCTGCCGACCCAAATGGAAAGTTTTCGGTACAATTGCCCAATGGAAACTACACCATTTCCTACAACCTCGACAATGATTTAGTCGAACTCGGTTGCGGTCAAAACGAATATTTTGTCAATTTCACCGAAAACTACGACACCCTCACCAACCTCAATTTCCCCCTTCGAGCCATCGTAGAATGTCCCAAATTAGAAGTTGAAATAGGAACGCCACTTCTCCGCCGATGCTTCAAAAACACCTACAAAGTCAGCTACTGCAACAAAGGAACAATCGCTGCCGAAGATGCCAAGATTACACTCGAATTTCCCGACGAAATGATTCCATTGGAGAGCAGTATGAACCCGACATTGAAGGAAGGGCAGCAATGGACCTTTGACTTGGGAAAGGTTGATATTGGAGAATGTGGATTTTTTACCGTCACGGATTCGATTTCTTGTGAAGCCGATTTGGGCAGCACAATTTGCTTGAAGTCAAGTGTTTTACCCGATGACCCTTGCGAAGCACCGAGTGCACTTTGGGATGGCAGCAATGTGGAAGTGACAGGAGAATGTTTGGGTGAACAAGTTCGTTTTACTTTGAAGAACATCGGAAGTGGCAATATGAACGAAGAACGAAATTATTATGTCTATGAAAACGACGTGCTGACCGAAACGGGTAAAATCCAATTGAAGGGCAACGAAAGGCGGCAATTGTATTTGAATCCCAATGGCAGAACCCTGCGATTGAAGGTAGAACAAAGTCCGTATTTTCCCACCTTCAATGATGAGCCACAATCATTTGTAGAGGCTTGTGGCGAAGGTAATTTTTCGTATGGTTACATCAACAGTGTGGAACAAAACGACCGCCCGCCAAGTGTGGACATCGACTGCCAAGAAATCATCGGTTCTTTTGACCCCAACGATATACAAGTCTATCCATCAGGCATTTCTGAACAGCACTTTATCGAAGCAAATACGAAACTGACCTACAAAGTCCGCTTTCAAAACACGGGCAACGATACGGCTTTTCGGGTGATGATTGTCGACACCTTACCAAGAGAATTGGAGGGCGAAAGTTTGAACCTCGGTAGCAGCAGTCACGACTATACTTTTGACATCAAATTTGGCAACCTCTTGGTTTGGACTTTCGACAACATTTTGTTGCCCGATAGCACGACTAACGAACTTGAAAGTCATGGTTTTGTGCAATTTAGCATCTCACCCAAAGCAGATTTGGACTTGGGAACAAAGATTGAAAACAAGGCAGATATTTACTTTGACTTCAATGCGCCTGTGGCAACGAATCGGGTGTTCAATACGGTGACGGATGATTTGGACATAGATTTGGGCGAACCTTTGGGCGTGAATTTGATGGATATGAAAATTGAAGTTATTGAAGGAAACAAAGTGCAGTTGGATTGGTGGACTTTGGCAGAATCAAACAGCAGTTTTTTTGAAGTAGAACGCAGTAGTGATGGTTTTGATTTTGAAGGAATCCAAAGTGTACAGGCACAAGGAAATGGGGAAGGATTGCAGCACTATCAAATGATTGACCCTGATATAGAAGGAGAAAACAATTTGTATTACCGCTTGAAAATGGTGGATATTGATGGAAGTTTTGATTACTCCAAAGTGGTGTCGGTGCGTTTGAGAAGTGCTAATGCATTGAAGTATAGGGTTTTGGACTTCAATGGGCGGCAAATACTGTTGGACTGGATGGGTGATGCGGAGGAAGTTTACACGATTCGAGTTTACAATGTATTTGGACAAAATATTTTAGAATATAAAGTGAATAATCTTCAAACGACATTGCCTTACTTAGATTCGGGAGTGTATATTCTGCAAGTTTTGGATGGTGAAAATAGGCGAGTGGAGAGTCGGAAAGTGTTTATTCGATAG
- the ade gene encoding adenine deaminase, with protein MVTLNQITGNLVDVLNNHIYPAKLTIEKGIITCIEETEEKYDQYLVPGFIDAHVHIESSMLTPTEFARLAVTHGTVASVSDPHEIGNVLGVAGVEYMLENAQKTPFKFYFGAPSCVPATTFETAGAVIDVADVDYLLQKKEIKYLSEMMNFPGVLFEDEEVMAKIALAKKYGKPIDGHAPGLRGENAKKYIAAGISTDHECFTYEEALEKLQYGMKIIIREGSAAKNFEALIPLLDEYYENMMFCSDDKHPNDLLVGHIDELVKRALKKGIDVMKILQVACINPVLHYGMEVGLLQENQPADFIVVNNLSDFKILQTYIEGELVAEQGKTLLDYIPANTPNNFHAKTKHLSTFTVKDILNKDEIKVIEALEGQLITNVLHTKKLIKNSLLSSNVEEDVLKLVVVNRYEDVPPAIAFIKNFGFKQGAIASSVAHDSHNIIAVGVSDDDICNAVNLLIETKGGLSLAQGETQEVLPLPIAGIMTPDNAYKVAQQYIKLDKLTKKMGTTLYAPYMTLSFMALLVIPSLKLSDKGLFDGDKFSFTDLYF; from the coding sequence ATGGTAACACTCAATCAAATCACTGGAAATCTTGTAGATGTATTGAACAACCACATCTATCCCGCCAAATTAACCATCGAGAAAGGCATCATTACTTGTATTGAAGAAACCGAAGAAAAATACGATCAGTATTTGGTTCCTGGCTTCATTGATGCACATGTTCACATCGAAAGTTCGATGCTGACTCCTACCGAATTTGCACGATTGGCGGTCACGCATGGCACTGTTGCAAGCGTTTCCGACCCGCACGAAATTGGCAATGTTTTGGGTGTAGCTGGTGTGGAATACATGCTGGAAAATGCTCAGAAAACGCCTTTCAAGTTTTACTTTGGGGCTCCTTCTTGCGTACCTGCAACAACTTTTGAAACCGCAGGGGCGGTGATTGATGTGGCAGATGTGGACTACTTGCTTCAAAAAAAAGAAATCAAATATCTGAGTGAAATGATGAACTTTCCCGGAGTTTTGTTTGAAGACGAGGAGGTGATGGCGAAGATTGCACTGGCGAAAAAATATGGAAAACCGATTGACGGTCACGCTCCAGGACTTAGGGGAGAAAATGCTAAAAAGTACATTGCAGCAGGCATCAGCACTGACCATGAGTGTTTCACCTACGAAGAGGCTTTGGAGAAACTGCAATATGGTATGAAAATCATTATTCGAGAGGGTTCGGCTGCCAAAAATTTTGAGGCATTGATTCCCTTATTAGATGAATACTACGAAAACATGATGTTTTGTAGTGACGACAAACATCCCAATGATTTACTTGTTGGTCACATTGACGAATTGGTGAAACGAGCATTGAAGAAAGGCATTGATGTGATGAAAATTCTTCAAGTGGCTTGCATCAATCCGGTTTTACATTATGGCATGGAAGTTGGATTATTGCAGGAAAACCAGCCCGCAGATTTTATTGTGGTCAATAACTTAAGTGACTTTAAAATACTACAAACTTATATTGAAGGAGAATTGGTTGCAGAACAAGGGAAAACCCTATTAGACTATATTCCAGCCAACACCCCTAATAATTTTCATGCAAAAACGAAACATTTATCTACTTTTACCGTAAAAGATATATTAAACAAAGATGAAATAAAGGTAATAGAAGCTCTCGAAGGACAACTCATTACCAATGTTTTACATACAAAAAAACTGATTAAAAATAGTTTATTGTCGTCAAACGTTGAAGAAGATGTATTAAAATTAGTGGTTGTCAATCGTTATGAAGACGTTCCACCAGCCATTGCATTCATCAAAAATTTTGGCTTTAAACAAGGTGCGATAGCCTCATCAGTAGCTCATGATTCCCACAATATTATAGCTGTCGGTGTAAGTGACGATGATATTTGTAATGCAGTTAATTTGTTGATTGAAACAAAAGGTGGCTTGTCTTTAGCCCAAGGAGAGACACAAGAAGTTCTACCGCTGCCCATAGCGGGCATTATGACTCCTGACAATGCCTACAAAGTTGCTCAACAGTACATTAAACTCGATAAACTGACTAAGAAAATGGGAACTACTTTGTATGCTCCCTACATGACCTTATCTTTTATGGCATTATTGGTAATTCCAAGCCTCAAACTAAGCGATAAAGGATTATTTGATGGTGATAAATTTTCTTTCACCGATTTATACTTTTAA
- a CDS encoding ATP-binding protein: MTLFISTQILSANNGELEFRHLQIEDGLPSSTVYTMMQDSEGYMWFGTDIGLSRYDGYRFVNYTIKDGLPSNDILELAEDSKGRIWMMSLGTLAYYQNDEIHLVDTLPGLMKTPIESLLIDAHENVWFSSAKKLFTLKADGSFIEHSLEQCNTSKEGAYLQFAEENGDVWVYRNGFMVIYNLNLNTIRCEKLNFRPDYGSQVKSVKTSDGRTWYTSRVGLVVKDEDDEKLARFVPNSGTVPHHVNSFLEEKDGSFWMSSLSNGLTYFAALDLCGDQSRQYLNDKRVSKIMKDQEGNLWFSSMGSGVYFITQNAKSVQNITLEDGLADPQIHRVWVDSMNEKLWIGTANAHIHTYQNQVLDTILNNLDGSYFRITDIVQLPNKSLVFATENGLYMYQQSILKKVSTIPSSLKSLYLENEEYLWIGGASFAYKLPVDSLLGLNMNIDANIRLGDYGIYKGRVHSIVADGNGNAWMGNNAGLMYYNGAAKAIEKSEHPMLQFSIADMHLQKEDNLLWIATYGGGIMVKQGEKVQNISTDNGLIGNVCNQIHFGEDGIWVATNQGVAKISGYDFQSNTFEIQHFNRSDGLLSDEINSIYTLGSKVYAASSRGVSIFDEATIHINNVPPKVYITNISIGEKDTTLVEKLDLAYDENNLKIDFVGLSYQSDQQITYFYKMKNLDVGWLRTEATSVQYPALPSGNYQFEVYAMNKSGIRSNNTASFGLEINVPIWRTWWFRALIGMIVIAVLYLWLKMNLSEKQRKRLSVMVAEKTMELKQNVQELKRSNKKLEEFAYIASHDLKEPLRTVASYVQLLEYRYKEKLDDNALEYIEFAVKGVKRMQVLIDDLLRFSVIDRSAYNPHTIDLNETLSSVLDELSDFTDIHNAEIRHAYLPKIVADPQYMQQLFQNLINNAIKFNKSAVPIVEVNYQERSADWLFSIKDNGIGIEQDYKDKVFVMFQQLHSIDQFSGTGIGLTICKRIVEKHDGEIWIESEPEKGTTVFFTIKKQYSNVERTAPSAA, translated from the coding sequence ATGACCTTATTTATCTCTACCCAGATTCTATCTGCCAACAATGGAGAATTGGAATTTAGGCACTTGCAAATTGAAGATGGTTTACCCAGCTCTACGGTTTATACCATGATGCAGGACTCAGAAGGGTATATGTGGTTCGGAACAGATATTGGATTAAGTAGATATGATGGGTATCGTTTTGTAAATTATACCATCAAGGATGGATTGCCGAGCAACGATATACTTGAATTGGCAGAAGATAGCAAGGGAAGAATTTGGATGATGTCTTTGGGAACTTTGGCTTATTACCAAAACGATGAAATCCATCTGGTAGATACGCTACCTGGATTGATGAAAACTCCCATAGAATCACTACTGATTGATGCTCACGAAAATGTGTGGTTTTCGTCAGCCAAAAAACTGTTTACCCTAAAAGCAGATGGTTCGTTTATTGAACATTCTCTCGAACAATGCAATACTTCAAAGGAAGGGGCTTATCTGCAATTTGCAGAAGAAAACGGTGATGTATGGGTTTACCGCAATGGCTTTATGGTTATTTACAATTTAAATCTAAATACCATACGCTGCGAAAAGCTGAATTTTCGCCCAGATTATGGCTCTCAGGTCAAAAGCGTGAAAACCAGTGATGGACGAACTTGGTACACAAGCCGAGTAGGTTTGGTGGTGAAGGATGAAGATGATGAAAAGTTAGCCAGATTTGTTCCCAATTCGGGAACTGTTCCACACCATGTCAATTCCTTTTTGGAAGAAAAAGATGGCAGTTTTTGGATGTCGAGTTTGTCCAATGGTTTGACATATTTTGCTGCTTTGGATTTGTGTGGGGATCAATCTCGTCAATACTTGAATGACAAGAGGGTCAGTAAAATAATGAAGGATCAGGAAGGCAACCTATGGTTTTCTTCAATGGGTAGCGGCGTGTATTTCATTACCCAAAATGCCAAATCTGTTCAAAACATTACCTTGGAAGATGGGCTTGCCGATCCACAAATTCACCGAGTTTGGGTAGATTCTATGAACGAAAAATTGTGGATAGGTACTGCTAATGCCCACATTCATACCTATCAAAATCAGGTGTTGGATACCATTCTAAACAATCTTGATGGCAGTTATTTTCGGATAACTGATATCGTACAGTTACCCAATAAATCTTTGGTTTTTGCTACCGAAAATGGCTTGTATATGTACCAACAATCCATTTTGAAAAAGGTAAGTACCATTCCATCTAGTCTAAAATCACTGTACTTAGAAAATGAAGAATACCTGTGGATTGGTGGCGCAAGCTTTGCCTACAAACTACCTGTTGACAGCCTTTTAGGTCTGAATATGAATATCGATGCTAACATTAGATTGGGTGATTATGGTATTTATAAGGGGAGAGTACACAGTATTGTAGCAGATGGAAATGGCAATGCATGGATGGGTAACAATGCTGGGCTGATGTACTACAATGGGGCTGCAAAGGCTATTGAAAAAAGCGAGCATCCGATGCTGCAATTCAGCATTGCAGATATGCACCTTCAAAAGGAAGATAACCTACTTTGGATAGCTACTTATGGCGGCGGAATCATGGTCAAACAAGGTGAAAAAGTCCAAAATATCAGTACCGATAATGGGTTGATTGGCAATGTGTGCAATCAGATTCACTTTGGAGAAGATGGTATTTGGGTGGCTACTAATCAGGGAGTTGCCAAGATTAGCGGGTACGATTTTCAATCCAATACTTTTGAAATTCAACACTTCAATAGAAGTGACGGATTGTTGAGTGATGAAATCAATAGCATTTATACCCTCGGTAGCAAAGTCTATGCGGCAAGTAGTAGAGGCGTATCTATCTTTGACGAAGCAACCATACATATCAACAATGTGCCGCCAAAGGTTTATATTACCAATATCAGCATTGGAGAAAAGGACACGACTCTGGTTGAAAAACTGGATTTAGCTTATGATGAAAACAACCTCAAAATAGATTTTGTGGGACTTTCTTATCAAAGCGATCAGCAAATTACTTACTTCTACAAAATGAAGAATTTGGATGTTGGTTGGCTTCGAACCGAAGCGACAAGTGTGCAATATCCTGCTTTGCCTTCAGGAAATTATCAGTTTGAAGTGTATGCAATGAACAAGTCAGGTATTAGAAGCAACAATACTGCTTCTTTTGGCTTGGAAATCAATGTTCCTATTTGGAGAACATGGTGGTTCAGAGCCTTGATTGGAATGATTGTTATTGCAGTTTTGTACTTATGGCTGAAAATGAACTTGTCTGAAAAACAGCGCAAACGTTTGTCGGTGATGGTGGCAGAGAAAACAATGGAACTCAAGCAAAATGTTCAAGAACTCAAACGCTCGAACAAAAAATTAGAGGAATTTGCCTACATCGCTTCACATGACCTCAAAGAACCTCTTCGTACGGTAGCAAGTTATGTACAACTATTGGAGTACCGCTACAAAGAGAAATTGGACGACAATGCTTTAGAATACATCGAATTTGCAGTGAAAGGAGTAAAACGGATGCAGGTTTTGATAGATGATTTACTCCGATTTTCAGTCATTGATAGGAGTGCATACAATCCGCACACGATTGATCTCAATGAAACCCTCAGCAGTGTATTGGATGAATTGTCCGATTTTACGGACATTCACAATGCCGAAATTAGACATGCTTACCTTCCCAAAATTGTGGCCGACCCTCAATATATGCAGCAATTGTTTCAAAACCTCATCAACAATGCCATTAAGTTCAACAAGAGTGCTGTGCCTATTGTGGAAGTGAATTATCAAGAACGTTCGGCAGATTGGTTGTTCAGCATCAAAGACAATGGCATTGGAATTGAGCAAGATTATAAAGACAAAGTTTTTGTGATGTTCCAACAACTCCACAGCATTGACCAGTTTTCTGGTACAGGTATCGGTTTGACTATCTGCAAACGGATTGTGGAGAAACACGATGGCGAAATTTGGATAGAATCGGAGCCCGAAAAAGGCACGACTGTTTTTTTTACCATCAAAAAACAATACTCAAATGTCGAGCGTACTGCACCTTCAGCAGCTTAA
- a CDS encoding PH domain-containing protein yields MRTKLRNSEEVYLITHHHWLTMAKPISFVLIIGIATFLMYTLAEEMNTYFYVWIGMMGFAIAFLYAAYKWYDWSINIWAVTNYRVIEEEGVFSILAKESPLDKINNISYQQSFLGRMLGYGDVEIQTAAGEGMTIHRFIHDPKELKDTINEAKDRLLIAKASTTNYSNSSQSHTNNTAIAEAQSELSANRDGSNVADIIVNLYQQTDMEIAQIAAVVNRDKNYVLEVLMDRRMLNKERK; encoded by the coding sequence ATGCGAACTAAGCTTCGAAACAGTGAAGAGGTGTATTTAATTACACACCATCATTGGCTCACAATGGCAAAACCCATATCGTTTGTCCTCATTATAGGAATAGCTACTTTTCTCATGTACACACTTGCAGAAGAGATGAATACTTATTTTTATGTGTGGATAGGTATGATGGGTTTTGCCATTGCTTTTTTATATGCTGCCTATAAATGGTATGATTGGAGCATCAATATCTGGGCAGTCACCAACTATCGGGTGATTGAAGAAGAAGGCGTTTTTTCGATTTTAGCAAAAGAAAGCCCACTCGACAAAATCAACAATATCAGTTATCAGCAGAGTTTTTTAGGGCGAATGTTGGGGTATGGTGATGTCGAAATCCAAACCGCAGCAGGCGAAGGAATGACTATTCATCGATTCATACACGATCCCAAAGAACTGAAAGACACCATCAACGAAGCAAAAGACAGATTATTGATTGCCAAAGCTTCAACTACAAATTACTCCAATTCAAGTCAATCGCATACCAACAATACAGCAATTGCTGAGGCTCAATCCGAATTGTCTGCAAATAGAGATGGATCAAACGTAGCTGATATTATTGTTAATTTGTACCAACAAACGGACATGGAGATTGCCCAGATTGCAGCAGTGGTTAATAGAGACAAGAATTATGTGTTGGAAGTATTGATGGATAGGAGGATGTTGAATAAGGAAAGAAAGTGA
- a CDS encoding DUF4332 domain-containing protein produces MKYNLNDIVDNGEVYSPKLQEVGINTTEELVNEVASPETRKRLSESTGIDEKKLLHFLHSIDLIRIKGVGTLYSTLFCEAGVCSVNELAEWEAEKLLNHLNEINGHQELVQHLPSKDQLTNFIEQAKVMPNLVITASELELTEEYTPTPTFWNKYGTSIGMLVFGAVVVGLSMVFRRQIMAAYRSLSFFNQMKKIKGQTSRLIVGKPNFSQRMKKVKKQVNNYLPHDFDKQMKKVRK; encoded by the coding sequence ATGAAGTATAATTTGAATGATATTGTAGACAATGGAGAAGTATATTCTCCAAAATTGCAGGAAGTTGGAATCAATACCACAGAGGAATTGGTGAATGAAGTAGCTTCTCCCGAAACCCGCAAACGACTTTCTGAAAGCACAGGTATTGACGAAAAGAAACTGTTACATTTCTTACACAGCATAGACTTAATACGCATCAAAGGCGTTGGTACTTTGTACTCTACTTTGTTTTGTGAAGCGGGAGTATGTTCAGTAAACGAATTGGCAGAATGGGAAGCAGAGAAACTATTAAATCACTTGAACGAAATCAATGGACATCAAGAGTTAGTTCAACATCTTCCTTCAAAAGATCAACTTACAAACTTTATAGAACAAGCGAAGGTGATGCCCAACTTGGTGATTACTGCCAGTGAATTGGAATTGACTGAAGAATATACACCTACTCCTACTTTTTGGAATAAATACGGTACAAGCATCGGAATGTTGGTTTTCGGAGCTGTAGTTGTTGGATTAAGTATGGTTTTTCGCCGTCAAATTATGGCTGCTTACCGAAGTTTGTCTTTTTTCAATCAAATGAAAAAAATCAAAGGTCAAACGAGTAGATTAATAGTAGGAAAGCCTAACTTTAGCCAACGAATGAAAAAAGTCAAAAAACAGGTAAATAACTATTTACCACATGATTTTGACAAACAAATGAAGAAAGTTAGAAAGTAA